ATTCTATCTTACTCAAGTAGTGACTAAGCCAGAAAAAAACACTTTCAGTAGAATGAAAGAGACGCTGGAAAGTATAAATCACGTCTTCTGCTGTTAACAGCCTTCCGTTATGAAAGAGAACTCCTTTACGCAGATAAAAAATCCAAGACTTATCGTCTAATGAATCCCAATCAAGAACGAGATGAGGATGAATCTGTTTTTTGTTGGAATCCATCCGAAGTAATGTATCAAAAATATGACCAACAAAATGGTATTCGTATGCTGTAGAGATTTTCGCTGGATCCAACGAAATGAGATCTCTATGAATAGGAATACGTAAGATGTGCTTTATATCTTTATCCCCCTCCGTTTGAAAACCAAACCATTCTTTAAGATACTCCCCTAAGATACTGTGAATTTGTTTAGGAATGGACAACGAGTTGAGAAATTCCATCCCTACTTTGAAATCTTGTACTAATTTTCCCGATGCATACCTCTTGATCCCATCCATCAGGGAAAGTTGGAAATTGATAGTGGATCTGTTACCTCTTCCACGTCCTGAATTCCACTGGATCCAACCTTGTTCTTTTAATTGATTGAGTACCCACCTTGCATTTGGCTGACTACAATGGAGGATATCGACAATTTCACTAAGAGTAGTTTCAATATCAACACCATTTTTTTGATTTTTATAAGCTGCTCGTAAGATAAGATAATGTTCGATTAGCTTCATTTCTGCTCCCCCTAGTAGTAAAGAGATAAAGAATACTATTTCATAAAAGTGATTAAAATCATGTGAATTCTCATCATTTTTAATTATGGTGGTTATTTATACAATAATATCAGTCATCGATCAAACTATAAATACAAAACAACAAGTTATTAATTCAGCAAGAAGGGAAAAGAATTACAAGGAGCAAAGATAAGCTAGAAATGGAGGTGAAAAACTTGAAATAGGAAACGCATAACTAAGTACATACATATCAGTTATGCCAATGAATAAAAGTTATTTAAACTACTTTTTTTCTATTTTATCAAAACTACTTATTTTTGTTTTAAATCTAAATTAGGAGATGAGAATTCATGAAAAAAATTTTATCAATCATGTTTGCATTAATACTACTATTTACTTCTTTAAATCCTGGTTATGCTAAAGCACCTCCACCTGGTGACGGTGATCCCGACGATTGGTTTGAAGATCCTTATTGGAAGGATATTCCTTCTTATTCATTAGATGATCGTATTCAATCATCCGATTCTTCATGTCCAGTTGGACCAACCATAAGAGAATTTCGAGATGACATTTTATCTCAGGGTAAATTTAATTTTACAAAAATAGAAATGGACTGTTATTATGAAGATCTATTGAAAAGGAAATTGATTAAACCTGATCCGTACTTTTGGAAAGATCCAGTTGTCTTGTCCAAAAGGATTACAGAGTACAATTCCAAATCTACAACGAATAATCAATTTCTCTTCTCTGCAGCGCTGGGCCAAACTATAAGTAAAACAGTAACAATAACCAACTCAGGTAGCACTACTGTGAAGGCTGATTTCAATATTGGTGCTGAATTGTTTAAGCTTTTAAATTTATCGTTAGGTGGTAGTGTTACAGAAACGGGATCATGGTCTATAACAAATACGAAGACTGTTACGTTTCAAGGGCCTGATTCCCCAAATTCAAGAAGAGATTACTATAATGGCACAGGATATGATACCTATGAATTTACAGTAGATCATTATTATGGTTATGAAACTTATTTTAAAAATGCTAATGATGAACGTGGTTACATTCTAGTTAAAGGTGTTGCACCTTCTTACATGTATGTACCTAAACAAGTTATTTATGCAGTGGATGTTGGACCAGAAAATGCTCGCTCTAGCAAGATGATTATTCAAGAATATAGATAATATTATTCTCTCAGTAAGTATCTTGAACGTCTATTGACACAAAATTACCATCAATCATCTTTCCTACGACCAAACCCATATTCTTTGGCAAATAAAAAGAATCCATTTTGAAAAAAATTGATCAAAATGGATTCTAGATTTGAGATTGACTACTTGATTTTTATAAAAAAGTTTGATCATTATATTATCTATCTTCTCCAACAATTGCGCTCAATTGTCGAGAAGATTTTTTTAATCTTTTTGTGTTAAAGGCTCCTCAAAGAAAAAGGAAAGTTATACCAAATTAGAAGTACGGAAGATGGAAGTATCACATTATTCTTTAACTCGAAAAATCCTTTTGAAAAAATTAAAAAGATTCCCAAATTTTTTAAAAGATTCTCGATAGAAATCACTTAGATATTTGTTAACTAGAACCCGAAATAAACTAAAAAATAATGAGATTATTAGTATATATATTACGAAAAGAAACCCTAGTTTTATTATTTCCATAACTGCGTAAAACACCTCTTTTCAAATAAATCGTAGACATCCTTGCTTGTTGCTCTTTAGTCAAGAAGGGGCTATTCAATGCTTAAAAAAATCACTATTTTATTTACCGTTTTATGTATGTATTTTACAATAATTCTATCAGTAAATACTTCTGAAGAAAAGAAAGAAGCATTATCTATTGACACGATAATAACCTAAGATAATGTTGATGAAGTCCATACCTAGTTAAAGCGATATATAACTATGGTAAATAACGATATAAAGTGATTTTTAACGGGAGAACCTTCATTATTTCTTAACACATATTTACAAACATACGTTCTGAAATGTATAATTAAAATATGGTGAGCTATTTCATTATAAAAATGAAAATAATATATTTAAGGAGCTGATTTTTTTATGAGAATGCAACTATCCCCCTTATTTGATGATGAATGGAAATGGAAAAGAAGTCATTCAATTTTATGAAAAAGCATTAAATGCTGAAATTATTTCCAACAAAATTTTGGGAGAGAGGTGTGAAAACTCCGATTATCCTATACCAGCAGAAGCTAAGGATTCTGTTGGATTCGCTTTGCTTAAACTTGGAGATTCAAACCTTATGCTTTCTGATTCACATCCAGGTCAACCCCATCAAGTTGGAAATCAAGTTACAATCTGTATTAGGACTGAAAACAATGAAAAGACTAAACAAGTTTTTGAAGCATTGCAGGATAACGGGCAAGTCATTATGCCACTGCAAAAAACTCCTATTAGCCCTTTTTATGGTATTGTAACAGATAAATTTGGCGTGATGTTCCAAATCTACACTGATATTCAAAACAAAATAGAATAAAGAATGTATTAAGATAAAATATCATTTTAAACAAAAAATAGGTATGGATTTGTCTTATCCAATTATTATCAACAGGTCTTTTTTAATCATATAAAAATAGACCGTACTTTTTTATTAAAGTACTCGGTCTATCTTTAGAAAAATTTGTATTGTCGTTTTACGTGACGAAGGAAACTTTGCCTGTATACTTATAATCTATTCATTGATTAATATATTTATAACTTAACATGGAATAAATTAGGATAATTTCCATTAATACATTGATTGGTATAGAACTTCAATAAAATAGATATTGATATAGTTAGAGAAGGTTGATGATATTTGATAATTTATTAAATTTAGCAGATTAAAAATTGTCTGTGTTTATATAAAAAGACCTATGCACTAATTCAGCACATAGATCTTCTTATTAATAATTCGTATTTACCTTATTAAGCTAATGCTTCAGTAAGATTAGGAACAACCTGTTTCTTACGTGAAACAACACCTTCAAGGACAGCAGTGTTATTGTTTAAAGTAACGTTAAATGCTTTTTCAACCGAACTTGCTTTTTTACCCAGTGCTAATGCAGTGGAATTGTTTGTTAAGATGTCTGTTACAGCAAAAACAAACAAGTCTAATTCTTTTTCAGCAATAACTTGTGTAATGGCATCTTCTAATTCCTGCTGACGATTGAGAACGTCTGCTGTATCTACTGTGTTCACTTGAGCAATTTCAACCTTATAATCTCCCATGCTAAATTCTTTTGCATCAAGGGTGATCATTTCATTAATGCTTTTACCACTTAGATCTGCTCCAGCTTTTAACATATTTAAACCATATTCCTCTGCATTCACGCCTGCGATTTCAGCTAACTCACGAGCAGCAGCTACATCTTGGTCTGTACATGTTGGAGATTTAAATAATAAGGAGTCAGAGATGATGGCTGATAACATTAATCCAGCAATTTCCTTCTTGATCGTAATTCCATGTTCTTTATATAGTTTATTTAAAATTGTTGCAGTACATCCTACAGGTTCAGCTCTGTAATATAAAGGATCACTTGTTTCAAAGTTTGAAATACGATGATGATCAATGACTTCTAATATACGAACTTCTCTGATATCCTCTACACTTTGTTGAAATTCATTATGGTCAACCAAAATGACATTTTTCACTTCATTTGCTACTGTATTCACTAAACGTGGTGCTGCAACCTTAAACTGATCTAAAGCGAATTGAGTTTCCCCACTTACTTCACCTAAACGAACTGCCTCAGCATCCATTCCTATTTCTTTTTTTAAATCAGCATAAGCTATTGCAGAACAGATTGTATCTGTATCTGGATTTTTGTGTCCGAAAATAAGTACTTTTTCCATTTTAATTCTCCTTCATTTGATCATTGTAGAAACACTTATTCCTAAGTTATCCTCACTAAGAATATATTTTATCATAAATCCTGAGTAAAACAGTAGGTTTTACTAAAAAATGTTTTAAGAACAAGATGACAATTAACAAATCTGTAAAAATAATGCTTATGAAGTTTGTTATTAATGGTATTAGTTTAGAAATGAAAAGAGGACTTTTTCATCCTCTTTTCACCGCACTTCCCCAAGTGCAATTTGCCCATAAACATATTTACCAAAAGGTAAATAAATTAGTTTTGCCGCACATCCTCTAAAGGAGAAGATAATGTGGACAACTCTATAATAATATATGGAAAAAATAAAATCAAAACATAAAAAACTTATAGAAAAATGTGAAGAACTGAAAAAAGGTGAATAAAATCCTATTTACATAGTCATTCATTATTCCTATTCATTGTATTTATTTGTAAATT
This genomic window from Chengkuizengella sediminis contains:
- a CDS encoding VOC family protein, translating into MMNGNGKEVIQFYEKALNAEIISNKILGERCENSDYPIPAEAKDSVGFALLKLGDSNLMLSDSHPGQPHQVGNQVTICIRTENNEKTKQVFEALQDNGQVIMPLQKTPISPFYGIVTDKFGVMFQIYTDIQNKIE
- a CDS encoding manganese-dependent inorganic pyrophosphatase — translated: MEKVLIFGHKNPDTDTICSAIAYADLKKEIGMDAEAVRLGEVSGETQFALDQFKVAAPRLVNTVANEVKNVILVDHNEFQQSVEDIREVRILEVIDHHRISNFETSDPLYYRAEPVGCTATILNKLYKEHGITIKKEIAGLMLSAIISDSLLFKSPTCTDQDVAAARELAEIAGVNAEEYGLNMLKAGADLSGKSINEMITLDAKEFSMGDYKVEIAQVNTVDTADVLNRQQELEDAITQVIAEKELDLFVFAVTDILTNNSTALALGKKASSVEKAFNVTLNNNTAVLEGVVSRKKQVVPNLTEALA